The Pseudorca crassidens isolate mPseCra1 chromosome 3, mPseCra1.hap1, whole genome shotgun sequence genome includes the window TTGCTTTTTCACATAAAATTCCAACTCCTGAGTCTCCCAGAGCATTTTCTCCCAAGTAGAGTCTGGTCAGGGAATGGTTGGTGCTCAGAACAGATGCGAGATCATCACAACACACCGATGTGAGACAGCAACTGACCAACCTTCAGAGATGGCAGAATGTCACAACACCTCTCTCATCCCACTCCCCACTCTGCTGTGACTCAAGAAAGCACTTGTCCTGCCTTTGCCTATAGTCCAGTCCACACATGGAAAGAGCACATCCAAGCCCTTTATTaactttttgcttctttttctggttGGTATAATAGCATGCAAACACCTTCCAAGCCCATGCAATGTTACAACATCTTCCCAGATCTCTACATGTacttttattgtggcaaaatatgcataacataaaatttaccatcgtaAACATTTATAAGCGTTCATTTATAAGTGCTACAATTCAGTAGCACTTAAGTAACATTCACATAATTGTGCAACACTACTGCTGTTTATCTCCAGAacccttttcatcttcccaaactgaaacttcgtacccattaaacaataactcccaaTTCCCCTCCCCcgagcccctggaaaccaccattctacatcttgtctctatgaatttgacaattctaggtacttcatataagtgaaatcatacaatatttgcccTTTTTCTTCTGGTTTATCTTACTGAATATGTAgtcttgttttgctttgcttttttataatagccaccCTAATGGGTGTGAATCAGCCCTACCATTTTCAAGTGCTTTCTTGTCTTCTTCAAAATTCAAGTCTCCCAGAAGCATTTAATGAAGAGCCGCATAGAATGTCAAGTGTCTGCATTGCTTTAGCATCATTTTTCCTATTCTGTGTGGACCAAGGCCCTGTCATCAAGTCCAAAAACTCTTCTATAGCAATGAGTacattggttttattttctcaGCTAGGTTGTAAATACCTTAAAGGCAAGCATGACATTTTGGATTTTTTAAGTTCCCCTCCAGGGCTGAGTATATGGCTTTTACTGCAACAAACACTAACTGAATTAATTATTGACAAACACCCAGAGATAAACAGAGGGAATCCTCTGAGCAGCAAAGGCCATTCTCACACTAAAATTCCAAACCATCGTGACTCATTGAAGCCACAGCTCATACTTCTTGAGGGAAATTAGTTCAGACTCACCAGAGCTTCTTCAGATTGCAAAACAGATGCCTCAGTCCCACACACAAaagtctgattccaaagtctCCCAGGGCATTGTGGCTCAGATCCAGTTCCACCAGCTTCTGATTGTTGCTCAAGACCGAGGAGATGTTGAAGCAGCACTGATGGGAAAGGCAACACTGCCCCAACCTTCATGCcaagcagagaaacagaaaacgtCAGAACTTGGGCTACTTTTCCGTCACTGCTTTCTGGTCTAGATTGGTTTTTAGCACCAGGAAGGGGCACTGTGTTCTCATGTTACGAAGAGAAAGTTATAACTAAATGTTTATGAAAGAAAGTATCATCTTATCAGAACTCCTGACTACAGCTCAAGACATATTGGGAAGTTAGCTGTTGGGCTCACTGGCTCACAGTCTGAGACCACAGCTGCCAGTGAACACCCTCCATAAATAATGGgcatatatatgagtatataaatGGCAGGTTCCTGCTTTGTAAATGAAAACAATGGTGAACCTATGGGTTCCACCTCTTTACCACATGTTCCTAACAGCTGAAACTCCTTCAGATGGATACCGTTCTCTCTAGGGTTGTACCCATCTACCTTTTCTCTTTGCCAACCTTGTCCCTGCTATACTGTTTGATGATTTAATCCCAGCCCTTCAGCTAAACTGAAGGAGCAAGCAGCCCTGATTCTTGATTTGctttacacacacaaacacacactctgtcaccaccatcaccaccagcaaCAACAATTAGTCCCTATCAGAGGAGCGAGAACAACATTCCAGCTCATCTCCAGGCGAATAGTTCAAATGTCCTGGGGCTTGTTGGATCATCTTTTCTGCCTCCATTTCCACACCAACTAGAAGCAAATGGATAATAGATCTTATCTGCAAAACATCTCATTCTCACCCATGTCTCCCCATTTGTGTCTCACTTTCTGGAATCACACAGGGGCACCCACAGGGGCGATGGGGAGAGTGGCATGGGATGATGGTGGAGAGGAAGGTTAAATGTCAAAACTAGCCAGAGCCTTGAAGGCAAGAAGAACAATTTATGATTTGTCAAAAGAGCAAAGATAAAGCACTTAAGCCATGATCAAAGTATACTTTTCTAAATAACACTCTGTCTTTTGTACAGAGAATGATTGGTGAGTGGCAAAAGTAGATGCAGGGAGACCAAACAGCCAACATTCATTCAATATGTAGTTTGGGGCATGAACACACGGTAAGAACAATGTCTCCAGACGTTATAGAGACAATTGCAGAACAAACGTGAATCCTGTCATGAGAGGTTTATGGTCTTAGAGTCTATTGCACTATCCAGGCAAATCATGGTGGTTGTTGGACCTGGGCTGGTGGAGTTgagataggctgggacctgggactctTTACTGCAgtacttgcacctggacaaatatCTGCTCAAGCAACAGAATGCAAAGAAACTCTAAGGGACTAAACATAACTGCATTCATGTGTGcggttggggcaaattatgaacaataagatacaaaaaagtcaaaacccaactgccatttctgaggtgccgggagcaaaagcagggtactgcgcatggtCCCtgaacacagcaccaccaagggggtggcaGGCCACCTAAGCCACACCTCTGGCCCCTACCCTCACCGCATTTaagggcacctgttacttgtttttgctccctTGTGCTGTAGCAcgagccccagtaaagccttgcctggatTCATATCTGGCCTCTAGTTACTTTCTGTTGATTAAGGTGTCTAAGGACTCTAGTCAGTAACAGAGTGAGGATGAGGAAAAGTGGACGATGGTTTGTGTAATAGGTAAAATAAGACTGGTGATGGAGTGGTTATGATGAACAAGAGAGGAAGGAATGAAAATCTCCTGGAGTGGTGGACTTTAACACTGGCTGTGTGGCTCATCAAAAATACAGATGTGTGATGGAAGACGGCTGGAGGGGTGGCCAATGCGACTGTGTGCTCAACTCAGGGCATGCGAGTCTGATTCACAGTGTGGGCTCACAGCAAGCATTTTATTAATAAATCTACAAGAGATTCCCTGTGACAATTTAACCTATGCAAACTATTTTGGTGGGTTCCAGCCCAGGTAGCCATTGCTGTATTTGATGAAACTCTTCAAATCTCATCGGTAAGCACGGCTGATGAAGAAATGGAAGATACTGAAAGTCACGTCCTTTCATAACACCAACAAATGACTTAATTTCAGTTCCCTTTTATTCTTCCCCATCTTAAACTTCCCAAACAACTGTCCTCCAATCAATTTTGCCTTCCCATttgctatgggctgaattgtgtcccccccaaatatTTCATGTTGAAGTCTCAACACttaggacctcagaatgtgactatatttggagacagggtttaAAAAGTCATTAAGTTAAAATAGGTCATtagggtaggccctaatccaacatgacgtGTTCTTGTAAGAAGAAGAaatcagacacacacagagaccatgtgaagacacaaggaGAGGACAGCCAaacacaagccaaggagagaataCGCAGAAGAAGCCAACCCTTCTGACAacttcatcttggacttctagcccccaggactgtgagaaaattaatttctgttgtttaagcctcccagtctgttGTACTTTGTTATGACAACCTTAGAAAACTAATCACTAATCTGGtccttcttctccctttctctctctctctctctctctctctctcacacacacacacacacacacacacgtgttctTACCACAATCTGCGAATGTTACATCCAGGTTGCTGGAGTGTTTCACATAATACCTTCATCCCTGGGTCCCCCAGGGTATTGCCACTGAGGTTCAATTCAGTGAGGTTCCAGTTATCGCTCAGGACTGAGAAGATGCCCCTGCAAATGCTGGAAGTGAGATAGTTCACCAATCTAGaaattggaaggaaggaaggtcagAAAACAAAGTCAATCTCTAAGAATAGCAAACTGAAGCAAGGGGCCAGGAGTGGCTGACACCAGTTCAAAGGCCTCCTGGGAATTAAGAAATGAGTCACAGAACCAAAGATTGTGCACTGAGGAATGAAAAAGgtcagaggagggcttccctggtggcgcagttgttgagagtccgcctgccgatgcaggggacacgggttcgtgccctggtccgggaagatcccacatgccgcggagcggctgggcccgtgagccatggccgctgagcctgcgtgtccagagcctgtgctccgcagtgggagaggccacaacagtgagaggcccgcgtactgcaaaaaaaaaaaaaaaagaaaaagaaaaaggccagAGGAGACTTGGTAAGACTGTTCTACACACCTATGATTCAAAGAGCCTatgatgactggataaagaagatgggatgtatacacacacacacacacacacacacacacacacacacacacaccacaatggaatactactcagccataacaaataatgaaattttctcatttgcaacaacatggatggacttgagggtattacgctaagtgaaataagtgaaagacaaatgctatatgatatcacttatatgtggaatctaaaaaataatacaaataaacttatttacaaaacagaaagagactcacagacatagaaaacaaagttatggttaccaaagtggggggggaggaataaattaggaggttgggattaacatatacacactactatagataaaatagataaccaacaaggacctactgtatagcacagggaattatattcaatattttgtaataacctataagggaaaagaacctgaaaaagaatatatatatatatatatatacatatatatgtatctgaatcacggtgctgtacacctgaaactaacatgacactataaattaactatacttcaattaaagaaataaaaattaaaaactaaattaaatttaaaaataatgaaattttgttgtaacaacatggatgaacttagagggtattatgctaagtgaaataagtgaaagagaaatactatatgatatcacttatatgtggaatctaaaaaataaaacaaatgagtgagtacaatggaaaagaaacaaactcacggatataaagaacaaactagtggttaccagtggggagaaggaacgGGGAGGaacaagataggggtaggggattaagaggtacaaactactatgtggaAAATAAATACACTATAAGAATACattgtacaacacaaggaatatagccaatgttttataataactataaatggaacgtaacctttaaaaattgtgaatcactatgttatacacctgaaacttatataatattgtacatcaactatacctcaataaaaaaaaaataataaaattaaaagtaaaaaacaatgaagaaagagCCTGTGACTTTGGCTGACTGTGAATACCCTCTGGCCCTTCCCTCAGGCATCCTTCTCCTCCCTCAACAGTCGGCTGTCCTGCCCATGGCCCTGGACACTCTGCTAAGTGACCCAGAGACCAGTTCTCACCAGTTCTGCACAATAGCATCAGCAGTGCTCTCGAAAATCCCTAGGCCAGGGCATAGGAATAAAGTCAGGATCTCTGAGGTGGGACCAAgcatattgatatttttaagacTTCCAGgtgcttcatgacatttttttttcttagattccatatatgtgtgttagcatacggtatttgtctttctctttccgacttacttcactctgtatgacagactctaggtccatccacctcactgcaaataactcaatttcgtttctttttatggctgagtaatattccattgtataactgtgccacatcttctttatccattcatccgatgatggacacttaggttgcttccatctcctggctattgtaaatagagctgcaatgaacattgtggtacatgactctttttgaattatggttttctcagggtatatgcccagtagtgggatagctgggtcatatggtagttctatttgtggtttttgaaggaacctccatactgttctccacagtggctaaagcagaaatgaacagaccattgtacagcaattatactccaataaaaatgttaaaaaaaaaaaaaaaaaagacttccaggTGATTTCAAAGTTCagctcttgttaaaatgcagattctgactccaTGGATCTAGGATCAGGCCTGCAGTCCTGCACTTCTAACAGGCACCAGGTGGATGCCCACGCTGCTGGCCCTTCGAAGGCTCTAGAACACGCAAAGCAAGCTCCTGCCCTCAGAAGAAGGCAGCTGTCATCTAGCAAGATGGGCATCAGGCTTGTCATCAGGAGTTTTAGTCTGAGTCTCCGCCAGCCTTGCTCACAGCTGTGTGATCTCTATCAGATGTCTTGTTTACTCAGCTTCAATTTTAGAGCCCTAGAGAGCAGATCTTCTCCTCTTAgtccccctctctctttctctccctctcccatctTCTCTCTAGCTATTCTGAACTCTTTGCCATTGTCAAAATGTACCCTGCTTTCCCACGTCCCACCCTTTGAACCCACTATTCCCTCAATCTGGGCTGCCCTTTGCACATCCACGGCTCTCTCATGCCCCATCATTCAGGGTCCGGCTGTTCAAGGGCTCCACCCACGTGCTCCAGGTGCAATCCACCAGTATTCTTGCCAAAGCTCATCCTCTCTACCAACTGCCCTTGTTTCCTGCCTGTCCCCACAACCCAACTGTAAGTCACTGTGAGCAGGACCTTGGTCTTAGCCACCACTGAAGCCCCAGCGGGTGGTCCTTGATGACCCGACAGTAAATAGAAAAGTCATCCTGGTAGTGGTGCTGAGGCAAAGAGAGGGAGCCAAAAATGTATTGCTGCCAGTGGAAGGGTCAGCTCTCTTTCTCCTTAATTTTGTCCTATGTCAGGTGTCTTCTATAGCGGTTAAACCCAAGCATTCACAGAGCAGCCACCTCCCCACAGCCACTGTAGCTGTGGCAGTTTCTGTGCAAGGACTTAGAAGTCAAGTAACTCAATCCCATCACTGTACACACACAGCAACTGGCGTCCAACCCCCTAGCAAGGGGGTGAACAGACCCTGAAGGGGGCGCTGTTGATAAACGCCTGGCTGCAAACACAAGGTGGGAGCCTTGGAGCACTCTCTCCCTTCCAGCCCCATTTCCCTCGATTTCCCCTCATTGGTTGTTTCAGTGAAGCCATGTCCCTCCCCATTTTCTCCAACGTAAGTACTCTTCCTCAGACCATATTCATGCTTTCTTCATACAAGAACCCATTGCACAAATCCCTTTACCTTCTCTTCCACTCACGCACATCCTATCAATCCTTCACGGCAGGCTCAAACTTCACTCCTCCAAGAAACCTCCCCCAAGCATCCAACACTGAGGGCCCTCTGTCCTCTGCGCTCCTGGGCAGAGTCAAAGGGGTTGTTTTGCCCCTTAGGTACTGATAGGGTATTATGCACTAAAGCCCCAAGTACATTACAAGCAATttgagtttacatttttattccattctttCCCCCACAGAATGCCTTGCGCTAAATTGGCATccaccaaacatttgctttttgtCTCATTGGCTTTTTTCTCATGGCGTTTGTCCACCTACCCTTTCTCTACTAGTCAATGTCTGCCAATGAAGGGGTCTGGTAGAAATGAGCGGTGGTGGCATTATTATGTACCTGTGGCAACTGCATTTGCAAGACAgttgagaaggaaggagagagagcaagagcCAAGAGATAGGTGGCTAGAAAATAGAAGACATATACTACCCCCTGCCTGAAGCAGAATCTCCTTACCGCTGAGAATATGCGACATGAGGATCAGAGAGGACACAATCGTTCACATCAGAGTGTTgaacttcctcctctttctcctcctcctcttcctcttcctcctccttggaTGAGTTATGGAGCAATCTCAGGGAAAGTGATTCCATGTGGTGACAGTTCTCAatacaaaaagaagaaaccacaTGGTCCATTCTCGTGGAGAGCTTGATCTCAATTTTGGGGAAATAGCCCATGGCCCTTTGCACAAAGTCCTCCTCCTGCATCTCATACAAACAGTAGAACAATTCCAGCTGGCTGGGCTCAATCTGTAACATCTTGGCCTTGGCTTTTGCTTCAATCCATTTTAGCAACTCCAGCCTGATTTTCTGAGAGATCTTGCAACTCAGTTTTTTCTCCAAGTAGGAGGTTCTCTCCTGGTTTATAAGGCCAAAGAGAAAACGGACAACAAAAATCAGATACCCTTTCTCAAACTTGCCGTAGTTTTCGAGAAGGACCGTCACATCTCGGTTGGGAAGCTTCAAACTACTCCGCTGCATGTTCCTCGTCTCCCCCTGATTCTCCTCTTCCAGCAGATAGTACATGGCAGCAAAGAACTCCTGGAAGGTCATGTGGATGAAGCTGTAGAATTTCTCACAGTCCACTTCCTTTTGGAATAGGTTCATCCTCAAGAAAGCAGACACATCTGCCTTCTGCAGGCCATGATTCCTGAGATCACACTCCTCAAACAGGATTTTCTGGTTCCAGATTCCATCTGCAGCCAATGAACAGAGACCCCAGAGGGTGGCAGAGTTGTGGTGCTCCTGGCTCCCTCCTTGGGACTGCAACAAACTGGAGAGGAAGAAGATATACACTGCAGTGGTGGTCTTGGATGTCCGAGCAAGACTCTTGCCACTGTCCATCTGCTGTTTCAGCCCCGTGCACACGATCCAGCAGACCAGGGGAATAAAGCACATGGTGAAGAGGATCTCATTCTCCTGAATCAGCCTGAAGGCTTCCCTGGCTTGCTGCTCATCTGAGAAATACTTAAAGAAATATTCCTTCTTTTTGACCTCTGAGAAACCCAGGATCTCCACATGACGAGCCCGGCCCAGCAAGTGCTGAAGTTTCTCCAGGGCCACAGGTCTTGTGGTGATGAGCAGAGAGGCCTCGGGAAGCAGTCTTTTTCTGATGAGACTGCTCAGGAGAATGTCTCCGCGCTCTACCTTCTGCCAGTTCGTGCAGAGTGCTTCTGTGCGCTCATCAAAGGCACCTTGAAGCTCATCAAAACCATCCATAAGGAAGAGGATCCTGGAAGGTTTGCTCACAATCTTGCCTATGGGTGGGTTTGGGCCAGGGCAGCAGCTGGCGATCAGGTCCCCCAGGCTCCTCTGCATCCCAAGGCTCACCTCCCGACAGTGAATGTAAAACAAATAGTCAAATTTGTCCTGGTAAAGTTCCTCTGACGCCCAGTCCAACATGATCTTCCTGGCCAGTATTGTTTTCCCAATGCCCGCTGCTCCCTGGAATACCACCGTGTGCACAGGCTCAGAGTGTTGGTCCTCAGGATCAAAAAGCAATTCCAAGTTCACGGAACTCACGGGGCCATCCTGCATCTTGGCTGAGGTCCTACCAATGGCCAGGAGCTCATGTTCTCTCTCCTGCTGGCTCCGGTGCTCCTTGATGAGACGTAGCCTGGTGAAGCGTTTGTTGAGGTTCACGCTCTCACCCAGACGGGCATTCCTGTCTTTGATACACTGGAATCTGCTTCTCACATATTTTCTGTACTTCTTACAGTAATCTGTGGCAGAGACAGAAAGTTAGATTTTGGAAGAAGCCTGAGCACATCCACCAGAGATGAGCTGTCAACAGGGGCCGGTGGTCTATAAGGAATGGTAACTGGAATTGAGGAATGGGAGTTGCAGTTTCTCTCCACTGCCTGGGTATGAACAGCCCCAGAAAATCTAGAGTGTCAAAATCTTCCTAGACACGGTGAAACAAAAGAACAGCAAAGCGTCATATGAACTGGCCCTGGCCAGGAGATCCTTTTTATTCAATCTTACACCTTTAGGTAGTCTGCAGCTCATGCCTGATAAAACCTGAAACATTCAATTGTCTCCCCTTGGTTCTGGGACTCCAAGGAGCCATGCAAACATGAATCTATTCCTTAAGCTGAAGTGGATTTCCTCAGACAGGCCTTTTCACCCCCAAGGGGCAGGAACATGTTAGGATCACCAAGTTATCGACCTTCCTAGCTTCAAGTACCTACAGAAACAGGTCTCCAAACCCAACTAGAAGTGTCACCCCCATtgcttacctttcttttttttacaaatagaGATTCTGGAAAGGTACCCCAGTAAACCCATCCACTCCTCTTCAAGGCTTTCCTCCTGGCTTATCACAGAAACATTTGCATTGTCTgagagtaaaaggaagaaaaattcaaaGTGTCAAAACCCAGGACTCCTGATTAAGGTGATGTCATTGAGATCCAATATCTAACACATGGCACAGGTCAAAGGCACCTGCCCTGAACATCTCCCAAACCAGAATACAGCTCAGTTGAATGTCCAGTTGGGGGCATCCCTGTACTCCTAATTTCAAAGCAATGGATACCACCCAGAATTATGTCCACACTGTATCCAGTCTTGGAATCTGTCTCCCAAGCCTGGAAATCAAACAGTAAACATGTGAGGCATCAAGGTTTCTTATCCTCATTTGTCTTTGGCAGACTCCCTCCCTGGTGCTCTGGTTTTGAGCCCATCCCACACACTTTCCAATATCCCCAAGATGGCTAAAGGCCAGCAATATCATCCTTCCTTGACCCCAAACACCTGAAATTCATCTTACCCATATCCTGAGTCTTCAAGAGTAAGAATAACCAATCTGGCTTATGTCTATTTCTCTGTTTCAGTATTCAGAATCCTGGCTGACTTTAGATTCACCTAGAAAGCTTTAAAAACACTGATTCCAGGACTCCACCCCCggtgatcctttgtcagttctcTGAGGTGGAGCCCAGGcaccattatattttaaaagctccaaCATGCATCCACAGTTGAGAATCACAGATCTAAACAATCGCTGAATAACACATCCCAAAGAAGCATCTCACAGGAGAAATTAGACACAGTAGAATAAGAGCTAGGCACCAAGGGAAACACATGGGACAGAAAACTTTAGGTGGGCAGGAACCGAAGAGCTACATAAAGGATTCCTGATAGGTGTCTACTTATTCTGAATGGCAATGCTGTtcaaacaacacacacaaaaccacaaaacaaaatcGAAACATTAACTCCAACCAAGACTAAAATTTAATTCTTACCTaaaacctaaccctagccagcaccccccccataaaaacaaaaaacttctaaCCCTAGTTATAATTCTTCCACCCCAAAACCCAGATGTAGAAGCCaaatggcacagtggttaagggcCAGGCTTCCACCAAAGACACACTTGGCATTGAATCCCAGTCTTCGCTCTGATTAGAACAGAGTCGTGGGCAACCAAAACCTTTTCCAGGCTCACTTCACATGGTTGTGCAACCAAACTCcagaattatttttcatcttgtaaaaatgaaactctatacccattaaacagcaaTTCTCCATTCCCTATTCCCTGCAACCACCAGGGgctgtggctggcttatttcactcagtataataaaactgaaagttcATTTGAAAAAGCACAGGCTTCCTGGGGTTCTtgtgaagaaagaataaaatccacAAAAACTGCTTAGTGAACTGCTTCTGCCACTATgattattata containing:
- the NLRP3 gene encoding NACHT, LRR and PYD domains-containing protein 3 isoform X2, which produces MSMASVRCKLARYLEDLEDVDFKKFKMHLEDYPSQKGCTSLPRGQTEKADHVDIATLMIDFNGEEKAWAMAKWIFAAINRRDLYEKAKRDEPEWDNANVSVISQEESLEEEWMGLLGYLSRISICKKKKDYCKKYRKYVRSRFQCIKDRNARLGESVNLNKRFTRLRLIKEHRSQQEREHELLAIGRTSAKMQDGPVSSVNLELLFDPEDQHSEPVHTVVFQGAAGIGKTILARKIMLDWASEELYQDKFDYLFYIHCREVSLGMQRSLGDLIASCCPGPNPPIGKIVSKPSRILFLMDGFDELQGAFDERTEALCTNWQKVERGDILLSSLIRKRLLPEASLLITTRPVALEKLQHLLGRARHVEILGFSEVKKKEYFFKYFSDEQQAREAFRLIQENEILFTMCFIPLVCWIVCTGLKQQMDSGKSLARTSKTTTAVYIFFLSSLLQSQGGSQEHHNSATLWGLCSLAADGIWNQKILFEECDLRNHGLQKADVSAFLRMNLFQKEVDCEKFYSFIHMTFQEFFAAMYYLLEEENQGETRNMQRSSLKLPNRDVTVLLENYGKFEKGYLIFVVRFLFGLINQERTSYLEKKLSCKISQKIRLELLKWIEAKAKAKMLQIEPSQLELFYCLYEMQEEDFVQRAMGYFPKIEIKLSTRMDHVVSSFCIENCHHMESLSLRLLHNSSKEEEEEEEEEKEEEVQHSDVNDCVLSDPHVAYSQRLGQCCLSHQCCFNISSVLSNNQKLVELDLSHNALGDFGIRLLCVGLRHLFCNLKKLWLVSCCLTSVCCDDLASVLSTNHSLTRLYLGENALGDSGVGILCEKAKNPQCNLQKLGLVNSGITSGGCVALCSVLSTNKNLTHLYLRGNALGDVGVKLLCKGLLHAHCKLQVLELDNCSLTSHCCWGLSTLLTSNQSLRKLSLGNNDLGDLGVMLLCEVLKQQGCLLKCLKLCGMYFNYDTKRALETLQEEKPELTIVFEPAR
- the NLRP3 gene encoding NACHT, LRR and PYD domains-containing protein 3 isoform X3, which gives rise to MSMASVRCKLARYLEDLEDVDFKKFKMHLEDYPSQKGCTSLPRGQTEKADHVDIATLMIDFNGEEKAWAMAKWIFAAINRRDLYEKAKRDEPEWDNANVSVISQEESLEEEWMGLLGYLSRISICKKKKDYCKKYRKYVRSRFQCIKDRNARLGESVNLNKRFTRLRLIKEHRSQQEREHELLAIGRTSAKMQDGPVSSVNLELLFDPEDQHSEPVHTVVFQGAAGIGKTILARKIMLDWASEELYQDKFDYLFYIHCREVSLGMQRSLGDLIASCCPGPNPPIGKIVSKPSRILFLMDGFDELQGAFDERTEALCTNWQKVERGDILLSSLIRKRLLPEASLLITTRPVALEKLQHLLGRARHVEILGFSEVKKKEYFFKYFSDEQQAREAFRLIQENEILFTMCFIPLVCWIVCTGLKQQMDSGKSLARTSKTTTAVYIFFLSSLLQSQGGSQEHHNSATLWGLCSLAADGIWNQKILFEECDLRNHGLQKADVSAFLRMNLFQKEVDCEKFYSFIHMTFQEFFAAMYYLLEEENQGETRNMQRSSLKLPNRDVTVLLENYGKFEKGYLIFVVRFLFGLINQERTSYLEKKLSCKISQKIRLELLKWIEAKAKAKMLQIEPSQLELFYCLYEMQEEDFVQRAMGYFPKIEIKLSTRMDHVVSSFCIENCHHMESLSLRLLHNSSKEEEEEEEEEKEEEVQHSDVNDCVLSDPHVAYSQRLVNYLTSSICRGIFSVLSDNWNLTELNLSGNTLGDPGMKVLCETLQQPGCNIRRLWLGQCCLSHQCCFNISSVLSNNQKLVELDLSHNALGDFGIRLLCVGLRHLFCNLKKLWLVSCCLTSVCCDDLASVLSTNHSLTRLYLGENALGDSGVGILCEKAKNPQCNLQKLGLDNCSLTSHCCWGLSTLLTSNQSLRKLSLGNNDLGDLGVMLLCEVLKQQGCLLKCLKLCGMYFNYDTKRALETLQEEKPELTIVFEPAR
- the NLRP3 gene encoding NACHT, LRR and PYD domains-containing protein 3 isoform X1 produces the protein MSMASVRCKLARYLEDLEDVDFKKFKMHLEDYPSQKGCTSLPRGQTEKADHVDIATLMIDFNGEEKAWAMAKWIFAAINRRDLYEKAKRDEPEWDNANVSVISQEESLEEEWMGLLGYLSRISICKKKKDYCKKYRKYVRSRFQCIKDRNARLGESVNLNKRFTRLRLIKEHRSQQEREHELLAIGRTSAKMQDGPVSSVNLELLFDPEDQHSEPVHTVVFQGAAGIGKTILARKIMLDWASEELYQDKFDYLFYIHCREVSLGMQRSLGDLIASCCPGPNPPIGKIVSKPSRILFLMDGFDELQGAFDERTEALCTNWQKVERGDILLSSLIRKRLLPEASLLITTRPVALEKLQHLLGRARHVEILGFSEVKKKEYFFKYFSDEQQAREAFRLIQENEILFTMCFIPLVCWIVCTGLKQQMDSGKSLARTSKTTTAVYIFFLSSLLQSQGGSQEHHNSATLWGLCSLAADGIWNQKILFEECDLRNHGLQKADVSAFLRMNLFQKEVDCEKFYSFIHMTFQEFFAAMYYLLEEENQGETRNMQRSSLKLPNRDVTVLLENYGKFEKGYLIFVVRFLFGLINQERTSYLEKKLSCKISQKIRLELLKWIEAKAKAKMLQIEPSQLELFYCLYEMQEEDFVQRAMGYFPKIEIKLSTRMDHVVSSFCIENCHHMESLSLRLLHNSSKEEEEEEEEEKEEEVQHSDVNDCVLSDPHVAYSQRLVNYLTSSICRGIFSVLSDNWNLTELNLSGNTLGDPGMKVLCETLQQPGCNIRRLWLGQCCLSHQCCFNISSVLSNNQKLVELDLSHNALGDFGIRLLCVGLRHLFCNLKKLWLVSCCLTSVCCDDLASVLSTNHSLTRLYLGENALGDSGVGILCEKAKNPQCNLQKLGLVNSGITSGGCVALCSVLSTNKNLTHLYLRGNALGDVGVKLLCKGLLHAHCKLQVLELDNCSLTSHCCWGLSTLLTSNQSLRKLSLGNNDLGDLGVMLLCEVLKQQGCLLKCLKLCGMYFNYDTKRALETLQEEKPELTIVFEPAR